One Pseudomonas sp. B21_DOA genomic window, CACCAGTGCCGCGCCGATGAATGCCGCCCAGAACCCGGCCTGACCCAGCGCCACGCTGCCGGCGTACTGGCTGTCAAATGCAGGGGCGAAGGCGAAGATGCCGAGCAGGAACAACAGGCTTGCGGCCCACACGGCGATGCGGTTGACCCACAGCATGATGCGGAAACCGTAGATGCACACGGTCAGCACCAGCAGCGCGAACAGACCGTAGGCCAGGCCCAGGGTCAGGTCGGTTTCCGGCAAATCGACCAGGCGTTTGGCGCCGCCGACCAGCGCATCACCCGAGCTCCACACTGACAGTGAGAAGAACGCGATCGCGGTCAACAACGACAGGAACGAACCGACGATCCGCCCGTGCACGCCGAAGTGCGCACCGGAAGACACGGCGTTGTTGGTGCCGTTGAGCGGACCGAACAGGCCCATCGGCGCGAGGATCAGCGCACCGACCACCACGCCCAGAACGATTGCCCAGACACCGGCCTGAAACGACAGGCCGAACAGCACCGGGAAACTACCGAGCACAGCGGTGGCAAACGTATTGGCGCCGCCGAAGATCAAGCGAAACAAGTCGCTGGGTCGGGCGTCGCGCTCATGATCCGGGATCTGTTCGACCCCGTTTGTTTCGATGCTGCTAAGGCTTTTTTCGTTGTTGTTGTTATTCATGATCTGCTCCGATCATCAGGCGCGCTCATCGTGCGTGAGCGTCACCATTGGCTAAGGGGTGGCAGCCCTTCCGGCATTGCGGACAAATGTTCGTGACAGGCCAGCCATAGGCCTTGTTGTTCTAGGCTCGACGCTTGTCTTCGGAAAACAATCGTCTCGCGCTCCTGGCTGAAGTGTTGCTCCCCTTGCATGCGCAGCTCGGTGGCCACGTCATGGATGAAAACCGCCACGTCACCCTGCAGGCTGACAAAGGCGTTGCTCGAGGTGCACGACAGCACCTCGAAACCCTCCTCGGCACGCCAGCGGTCCCACAATGCCTGATAGGCATCGCGCGACAGCAACGGCTGGTCGAGGGTGTAGAAAACGAAGCTGGCATCGGCGCTGAAAGCCCCGAAATAAGCTTCGCGATCGTTACGCGCAAACGCGGCGACCAACTCGGCGGCCGCGTGCAAAACCTGATCATGTGCGTGCATGACCCGACCCTCAGCGATGAACCACGCCAGGCAGTACGCAGAGCATTTCGTACAGCAGGTTGGCGGCCAGCAGCGAGGTGTTGCCGGTGGTGTCGTAAGCGGGCGAGACTTCTACCAGATCGCAGCCGATCAGGTCGAGGCCCTGACAGCCACGGACGATTTC contains:
- a CDS encoding nuclear transport factor 2 family protein; amino-acid sequence: MHAHDQVLHAAAELVAAFARNDREAYFGAFSADASFVFYTLDQPLLSRDAYQALWDRWRAEEGFEVLSCTSSNAFVSLQGDVAVFIHDVATELRMQGEQHFSQERETIVFRRQASSLEQQGLWLACHEHLSAMPEGLPPLSQW